The uncultured Methanobrevibacter sp. genome contains a region encoding:
- a CDS encoding universal stress protein: MFDVITVPVDGSDYGFEAADIAIEIAQKFGSKIAAVHVLEEFSFNSYDSEEDSGDEILAKITKKAGEVGVEVVEHLLTADPLRDMNFIIKQTGADLVVIHAHGANNHRFVSFEENDVSDTQIGSVSERLIRTCDVPVLLVK, translated from the coding sequence ATGTTTGACGTTATTACAGTTCCCGTTGACGGATCAGACTATGGATTTGAGGCAGCAGACATTGCCATTGAGATAGCTCAAAAATTCGGTTCCAAGATTGCGGCAGTTCACGTTTTGGAGGAATTTTCATTCAACAGCTATGATTCCGAAGAGGATTCCGGTGATGAGATTTTAGCAAAGATTACCAAAAAGGCCGGTGAGGTAGGTGTTGAAGTTGTCGAACATCTTCTTACTGCTGACCCTTTAAGGGATATGAACTTCATTATCAAGCAGACTGGAGCTGATTTGGTTGTTATTCATGCTCATGGAGCAAATAACCATCGTTTTGTATCATTTGAAGAAAATGATGTCAGTGATACTCAAATCGGTTCTGTTTCTGAAAGACTCATTAGGACATGTGATGTCCCAGTATTATTGGTTAAATAA
- a CDS encoding zinc ribbon domain-containing protein codes for MVKCPRCGYENSPNAVYCDNCAYLLSDSEGNKINMVKRESSWNMGIGKKIVMVLGIIVIGYLLFSAVYNISQPSEQESLNVITDDGSHLQASSYPFDAKIAYNGSWYAEMGDPNYLVKESGEGKGQYTLDCAAWERVSIDAQKQDYGEGELKVQLIRNGEVVAENSTTDPNGRVVINYNY; via the coding sequence ATGGTAAAATGTCCACGGTGTGGGTATGAGAATTCGCCTAACGCCGTATATTGTGATAACTGTGCCTACTTGCTTTCAGACTCTGAAGGTAATAAAATTAATATGGTAAAGCGTGAAAGCAGTTGGAATATGGGCATAGGTAAAAAAATTGTAATGGTATTGGGGATTATTGTAATAGGATATTTATTATTCTCCGCTGTTTATAATATCTCTCAACCGTCTGAACAAGAATCATTAAATGTAATTACTGATGATGGAAGTCATCTACAAGCTTCTTCTTATCCATTTGATGCCAAAATAGCCTATAACGGCAGTTGGTATGCCGAAATGGGAGATCCTAATTATCTTGTAAAAGAGTCAGGTGAAGGCAAGGGACAGTATACTCTTGACTGTGCTGCCTGGGAAAGGGTTTCTATTGATGCTCAAAAGCAGGATTATGGTGAAGGTGAGCTTAAGGTTCAACTTATAAGAAATGGTGAGGTTGTAGCTGAAAATTCCACTACTGATCCGAATGGTAGAGTTGTAATAAATTACAATTATTAG
- the galE gene encoding UDP-glucose 4-epimerase GalE has product MILVTGGAGYIGSHTNKALNNAGYDTVVLDNLSKGYENFVKWGTLENYDIGSRDLGEVFEKYDIDGVIHFAGFISVAESVEMPQKYLKNNYKNTLNLLKVMREYNVDKFIFSSTAAVYGNPEQIPITEDSNLKPINPYGHSKWLVEKALEREAAKGDFNYVALRYFNASGCDFDGQIGELHDPETHLIPLILDAAIGKRDCIYIYGDDYDTPDGTCIRDYIHVNDLADAHIRAYEYLCNEHESDVFNLGNGQGFSVREVIEMCKKVTGKDFEVKVDGRRDGDPARLVADSSKIHNKLGWTPQYDLEQIVESAWKWHQKINGI; this is encoded by the coding sequence TTGATTTTAGTTACTGGTGGAGCAGGCTACATTGGTTCCCATACCAATAAGGCCTTAAATAATGCGGGTTATGATACTGTTGTATTGGACAATCTGTCAAAGGGTTATGAAAACTTTGTCAAGTGGGGAACACTCGAAAACTATGATATTGGAAGCAGGGACCTTGGTGAAGTTTTTGAAAAATATGATATTGATGGTGTAATACACTTTGCGGGATTCATATCAGTAGCTGAATCAGTGGAAATGCCTCAAAAATATCTCAAAAACAATTATAAAAATACTCTAAACCTTTTAAAAGTGATGAGGGAATATAATGTTGACAAGTTTATATTCTCCTCAACTGCCGCTGTTTATGGAAACCCTGAGCAGATTCCAATCACTGAAGATTCAAACCTTAAACCAATCAATCCTTACGGACACTCAAAATGGTTGGTTGAAAAGGCACTTGAAAGGGAAGCTGCGAAAGGCGACTTCAATTATGTTGCCTTAAGATACTTCAATGCATCAGGATGTGACTTTGATGGTCAGATAGGTGAATTACATGATCCGGAAACCCATCTGATACCATTGATTCTTGATGCTGCCATCGGAAAGCGTGACTGCATCTACATCTATGGTGATGACTATGACACTCCTGACGGTACATGCATCAGGGACTACATTCACGTCAACGACCTTGCCGACGCGCATATCAGGGCATATGAATATCTCTGTAATGAACATGAATCCGATGTATTCAATTTGGGTAACGGACAGGGATTTTCAGTACGTGAAGTGATTGAGATGTGCAAGAAAGTCACAGGCAAGGACTTTGAGGTCAAGGTTGACGGACGCCGTGACGGGGATCCTGCAAGACTTGTTGCCGATTCCTCAAAAATCCATAACAAGCTTGGCTGGACTCCACAGTATGATTTAGAACAGATTGTAGAGTCTGCCTGGAAGTGGCATCAAAAAATTAACGGAATTTAG
- the uvrC gene encoding excinuclease ABC subunit UvrC, with translation MSTKLKSPDNLPNKPGVYIMRDSSDTIIYIGKAKNLIKRVKSYFREKLDRPKTQILMSHFDSLEYIVTNSEKEALILEATLIKKHRPRYNVQLKDDKRYPYVKITNEEFPRLVITRNVTKNGIFYGPFTDVGSVKQTVKFLKSLFKIRTCRNMDGPCLNAQIDLCYAPCDGRITKEEYSEIINKIDLFFQGKYSTIVKNLKREMMDAAAKEQFEKAAVIRDQIESIEEIMEKQFVDLVDDDLDQDVIAIAPGENEVVVIIMPIRNGKIVGRDDFLMSASQYDSSSEIMFAFIQQYYGYNRHVPKQILLDEEIDDKQLLEDWLSDLRGNKVKIKVPQKGVKLRLVRMAKKNAEIIKHQKKKMESALIELKKYLKLEKLPRVIEGYDISNISGKFAVGSKVSFKDGKPNKKMYKHFKMETPGPNDFAMMEELLTRRLKMVDRDPEPDLIVIDGGKGQLGMACGVLEKLNLTHIPIIGLAKEFEEVFTPNSRRPIIIPKNNKALYLLQQVRDESHRFAITYHRKLRSKNISASSLDDIAGVGKKRKVALLKEFGSIDNIKNASVEELAKIKGMNQKTAENVYNYYH, from the coding sequence ATGTCAACAAAATTAAAATCTCCAGATAATCTGCCGAATAAGCCCGGTGTCTACATAATGCGCGATTCATCAGACACCATAATCTACATAGGAAAGGCAAAAAACCTTATAAAAAGGGTAAAATCTTATTTTAGGGAAAAGCTTGACAGGCCGAAGACTCAAATCTTAATGAGCCATTTCGACAGTCTTGAATATATTGTAACCAACTCTGAAAAAGAGGCACTGATTCTGGAAGCCACATTGATTAAAAAGCATCGTCCCAGATATAACGTTCAGCTTAAGGACGATAAAAGGTATCCTTATGTAAAGATTACCAACGAGGAGTTTCCGAGATTGGTGATTACAAGAAACGTAACTAAAAATGGTATTTTTTACGGGCCGTTTACTGATGTCGGTTCTGTAAAGCAAACTGTCAAGTTTTTAAAGTCACTGTTTAAAATAAGGACCTGTCGCAATATGGATGGGCCATGTCTCAATGCACAGATTGACTTATGCTATGCCCCATGCGACGGAAGGATTACCAAGGAGGAATATTCCGAAATCATAAACAAGATTGACCTGTTTTTCCAGGGGAAATATTCCACAATCGTCAAAAACCTTAAAAGGGAAATGATGGATGCCGCAGCAAAGGAGCAATTTGAAAAGGCGGCCGTTATCAGGGACCAGATTGAATCCATAGAGGAGATTATGGAAAAGCAGTTCGTTGATTTGGTCGATGATGACTTGGACCAGGATGTTATTGCAATCGCACCCGGTGAAAATGAGGTTGTCGTTATCATCATGCCGATTAGAAACGGAAAGATTGTCGGTCGTGACGACTTTTTGATGAGTGCCTCACAGTATGATTCATCATCTGAAATCATGTTTGCATTCATTCAGCAGTATTATGGTTATAACCGTCATGTTCCAAAGCAAATTCTTTTGGACGAAGAAATTGATGATAAACAATTGCTTGAGGATTGGTTAAGTGATTTGAGGGGAAACAAGGTAAAAATAAAAGTTCCTCAAAAGGGTGTTAAACTAAGGCTTGTAAGAATGGCCAAGAAAAATGCCGAAATCATCAAACATCAGAAGAAAAAGATGGAATCAGCACTGATAGAGCTTAAAAAATACCTTAAACTTGAAAAATTGCCTCGTGTAATTGAAGGATATGATATCAGTAACATTTCAGGTAAGTTTGCGGTAGGTTCAAAAGTGTCGTTCAAGGATGGAAAACCCAACAAAAAAATGTACAAACATTTCAAAATGGAAACTCCCGGTCCGAACGATTTTGCAATGATGGAGGAGCTTCTAACCCGCAGACTGAAAATGGTGGATCGTGACCCTGAGCCTGACCTGATAGTCATCGATGGGGGTAAGGGACAGCTTGGTATGGCATGCGGTGTTTTGGAGAAATTGAATCTTACTCATATTCCAATCATTGGTCTTGCAAAGGAGTTTGAAGAGGTGTTCACACCTAACTCAAGACGTCCAATCATAATTCCTAAAAACAATAAGGCATTATACCTGCTTCAGCAGGTGAGGGATGAATCTCACAGATTTGCAATAACCTATCATAGGAAGCTTCGCAGTAAAAATATTTCGGCCTCTTCACTGGACGATATCGCTGGTGTTGGTAAAAAAAGGAAGGTCGCTCTTTTAAAGGAATTTGGTAGTATTGATAATATAAAGAACGCATCAGTAGAGGAATTAGCCAAAATAAAGGGTATGAATCAAAAAACGGCTGAAAATGTCTATAATTATTATCACTAA
- a CDS encoding 4Fe-4S binding protein, translating to MIVKDWCSYCGECAGVCPRNLIQVREYSLVFNDDDCKDCDTCIKACPIDALEKED from the coding sequence ATGATTGTGAAAGATTGGTGTTCATACTGCGGTGAATGCGCCGGAGTCTGTCCAAGAAATTTAATACAAGTAAGAGAATACTCATTGGTATTCAATGATGATGACTGTAAAGATTGTGATACATGCATTAAAGCATGCCCTATTGATGCATTAGAAAAAGAGGACTGA
- a CDS encoding ATP-binding cassette domain-containing protein: protein MIKVENVSKDYELDDGTKITALKDVSFEVKEGEILGIMGKSGSGKTTLLRALRGVEHIDEGSISVGKVKVTSESSQFYYNELKKETAIHLQRSFGLWPDTVRENVLRKLYARRYFDEGDTNFEVAESEFGQEADEILEMVSLTHKKDHYASVLSGGEKQRLIIARQLAKRPKALLLDEPATMACPKTKQEILDAVKKINEELNITIIIVSHLPDVQKYLADRVILLEDGEITDEGSANEICDKFMADMDDIVDIQNISTDEDVIEVKDVYKRFYLLTGGEVLQIEDINFKVQKENILSIIGPSGAGKTVLLRMIGGLDDPDKGEVLYNVDGEWADIDIPGMNRMKIRSKLGFMHQEFALTHYATVLNQLATRLGYKNQDIVKEAKERAERLGLSDELLDSFYQLTDLPESEAKDRLMQVGLDAEILNDLFPRFPETATKEAVADIFESLDLDMDILYRKSYELSGGQKVRVMLALILVSRPKFLLLDEPFGDLDPVTLRDVTNALKTISKDYGITIVMISHNTDFIKELSNRAVFMDDGHIIDDSENIDEIVDNFIDFCHADYLKGE from the coding sequence ATGATTAAAGTTGAAAATGTAAGTAAAGATTATGAATTAGATGACGGAACAAAAATCACAGCTCTTAAGGATGTCAGTTTTGAAGTTAAGGAGGGTGAAATACTTGGAATCATGGGAAAAAGTGGTTCGGGTAAGACTACTCTTTTAAGGGCATTGAGGGGAGTTGAACATATTGATGAAGGAAGCATCAGTGTGGGAAAAGTAAAAGTAACTTCCGAATCATCTCAATTTTATTACAATGAACTTAAAAAAGAAACTGCAATTCATCTTCAAAGGTCTTTTGGATTATGGCCGGATACAGTACGTGAAAATGTTCTAAGGAAATTATATGCAAGAAGATACTTTGATGAAGGGGATACCAATTTCGAAGTTGCAGAAAGTGAATTTGGCCAGGAAGCCGATGAAATCCTTGAGATGGTTTCACTTACTCATAAAAAAGATCATTATGCATCCGTTTTAAGTGGTGGTGAAAAACAGAGACTCATTATAGCAAGACAACTTGCAAAACGTCCTAAAGCTTTACTTTTAGATGAACCCGCTACTATGGCATGCCCCAAAACAAAACAGGAAATATTGGATGCGGTCAAAAAAATCAATGAAGAATTAAACATTACTATTATTATCGTTTCACATTTGCCTGATGTTCAAAAATACCTGGCAGACAGAGTTATATTGCTTGAAGACGGTGAAATTACCGATGAAGGTTCTGCCAATGAAATCTGTGATAAATTCATGGCTGATATGGATGATATTGTTGATATTCAAAACATATCAACCGATGAGGATGTAATTGAGGTCAAGGATGTCTATAAAAGATTCTATCTCCTGACCGGTGGAGAGGTTCTTCAGATTGAAGATATCAACTTCAAGGTTCAAAAGGAAAATATCCTAAGTATCATCGGACCTAGTGGAGCCGGTAAAACCGTTCTTTTAAGAATGATTGGAGGATTGGACGACCCTGATAAGGGTGAAGTCCTATACAATGTAGACGGCGAATGGGCAGACATTGACATTCCGGGCATGAACCGTATGAAAATACGTTCCAAATTAGGTTTCATGCATCAGGAATTTGCACTGACCCATTATGCAACTGTTCTAAATCAATTGGCAACAAGGCTGGGTTATAAAAATCAGGACATTGTTAAGGAGGCCAAAGAAAGGGCTGAAAGATTAGGTTTAAGTGATGAATTGCTTGATTCATTTTATCAGTTAACTGATTTGCCTGAAAGCGAAGCGAAAGACCGTCTTATGCAGGTGGGTTTGGATGCTGAAATCTTAAACGATTTGTTCCCTCGCTTCCCTGAAACCGCTACCAAAGAGGCAGTTGCGGATATTTTTGAAAGCCTTGATTTGGACATGGATATTCTCTACAGGAAATCCTATGAATTGTCCGGTGGTCAGAAGGTACGTGTAATGCTTGCACTCATTCTGGTTTCAAGACCTAAATTCCTTCTTTTAGATGAACCGTTTGGAGATTTGGACCCTGTAACTTTAAGGGATGTTACAAATGCGCTTAAAACAATCTCCAAAGACTATGGTATTACTATTGTCATGATTTCACACAACACTGACTTCATTAAGGAACTGTCAAACCGTGCTGTATTCATGGACGACGGCCATATAATTGACGACAGTGAAAACATTGATGAGATTGTTGACAATTTCATTGATTTCTGTCATGCCGATTATCTTAAAGGGGAATAG
- the cfbC gene encoding Ni-sirohydrochlorin a,c-diamide reductive cyclase ATP-dependent reductase subunit has product MIKKIAIYGKGGIGKSTTVANLSAVWASEDLNCLVIGCDPKADTTRTLYGKRIPTVVNTLKDNRSPEKEDLVFTGFKGIQCVESGGPEPGVGCAGRGVIVAMKRLENLGLFDDDLDVVVYDVLGDVVCGGFSVPLREKYADEVLIVTSGEYMALYAANNIVRGVKKLKGNLSGIVCNCRNVDNEEQIVHDFAEKIGTHVIGTIHRSNLIQDAELDAKTVVEKYPESDEAQEYRDLASSIMANENISTPEPMGDEEFEEFFKSYM; this is encoded by the coding sequence ATGATTAAAAAAATAGCTATTTATGGAAAAGGCGGAATAGGAAAAAGTACCACTGTTGCTAACCTGTCTGCAGTATGGGCAAGTGAGGATTTGAACTGTCTTGTTATAGGCTGTGACCCTAAGGCAGATACTACACGTACTTTATATGGTAAAAGAATCCCAACTGTTGTTAACACCCTAAAGGATAACAGATCACCTGAAAAGGAAGACCTTGTTTTTACAGGATTCAAGGGAATTCAATGTGTTGAAAGCGGAGGTCCGGAACCTGGTGTCGGATGTGCCGGCCGTGGTGTGATTGTTGCCATGAAACGTCTTGAGAATCTTGGTCTTTTTGATGATGATTTGGATGTTGTCGTCTATGATGTTTTGGGGGACGTTGTCTGTGGTGGATTTTCAGTGCCTTTGCGTGAAAAATATGCTGATGAGGTATTGATTGTCACATCAGGTGAATATATGGCATTGTATGCTGCAAATAATATCGTTCGTGGTGTCAAAAAGCTTAAGGGTAATTTGAGCGGTATAGTATGCAACTGCAGAAATGTCGATAATGAGGAGCAGATTGTGCACGACTTTGCAGAAAAGATAGGCACACATGTTATTGGTACTATTCATAGAAGCAATTTGATTCAAGACGCTGAATTAGATGCAAAAACCGTTGTAGAAAAATACCCTGAAAGTGATGAAGCACAAGAATACCGTGACCTTGCTTCAAGCATTATGGCTAATGAAAACATATCGACTCCCGAACCTATGGGAGATGAGGAATTCGAGGAATTCTTCAAATCATACATGTGA
- a CDS encoding U32 family peptidase: protein MVELLAPAGNFISLRAVLENGADAVYFGLDDYNMRANAKNFSLDDLDEVSRTAKEYGAKTYLGTNIILNERLADGLKSKLESISAAEIDGLILSDIGLIEDTVSHGLEAHISVQENVTNSYTLKTLKKLGAKRAILSRELSLAEVTEITEKSPIETEIFIHGAICMAISGRCFLSYGLYGRSANCGDCLQPCRKNWTLTYEEGEDNVINFSDVEDERFIITGSDDVSYRTNFFSPKDMCMIEYIPELIKSGVASFKIEGRARSPDYGAMVTGVYREAIDSYMDDPLNYEVNPKWMDELGSVFNRGFDTNFYFNTPFETSEDNQSKYIKKDIGQVVNYYNRVKAAEIRIWDDLKIGDRIMIQGKTTGSITHTIDSMQIEGKSVESVEKGSNVAIAMPDKVRENDFIYKLVERN, encoded by the coding sequence ATGGTTGAACTGTTGGCTCCTGCCGGAAATTTCATCTCACTTAGAGCCGTTTTGGAAAATGGTGCTGATGCGGTTTACTTTGGCCTTGATGACTATAACATGAGGGCCAATGCCAAAAACTTTTCATTGGATGATTTGGATGAAGTTTCAAGGACTGCAAAGGAATATGGAGCCAAAACCTATCTTGGAACCAACATCATTTTAAATGAACGTCTGGCTGACGGTCTGAAATCCAAACTTGAATCGATTTCTGCAGCTGAAATCGATGGACTTATTTTATCCGATATCGGACTTATTGAGGATACCGTTTCACATGGACTTGAGGCACATATAAGCGTTCAGGAAAACGTCACTAATTCCTACACTCTCAAGACCCTTAAAAAGCTCGGTGCAAAAAGGGCAATACTTTCAAGGGAACTGTCACTTGCCGAAGTCACTGAAATCACTGAAAAATCCCCGATTGAAACCGAAATATTCATTCATGGTGCAATCTGCATGGCGATTTCAGGAAGATGCTTTTTAAGCTATGGACTTTACGGCAGAAGTGCCAACTGTGGAGACTGCCTGCAGCCGTGCCGCAAGAACTGGACTCTGACATATGAGGAGGGCGAGGACAATGTCATTAACTTTTCTGATGTTGAGGATGAGCGATTCATCATAACCGGAAGTGATGACGTAAGCTACAGGACCAACTTTTTCTCACCAAAGGACATGTGCATGATCGAATACATTCCGGAGCTTATAAAAAGTGGTGTTGCATCATTCAAGATTGAGGGAAGGGCCAGAAGTCCGGACTATGGTGCAATGGTTACAGGAGTTTATCGTGAGGCCATTGACAGTTATATGGATGACCCTTTGAATTATGAGGTCAACCCAAAATGGATGGATGAACTGGGTAGTGTTTTCAACCGTGGATTTGACACCAATTTCTATTTCAACACTCCATTTGAGACAAGTGAGGATAACCAGTCAAAATACATCAAAAAGGATATCGGACAGGTTGTCAATTATTACAACAGGGTCAAGGCCGCTGAAATCAGGATATGGGATGATTTGAAAATCGGTGATAGGATCATGATTCAGGGAAAAACCACAGGTTCCATCACACATACCATCGATTCCATGCAGATTGAGGGCAAATCAGTTGAATCTGTTGAAAAGGGGTCCAATGTTGCTATAGCAATGCCTGATAAAGTTCGTGAAAATGACTTTATTTATAAACTAGTTGAAAGGAATTAG
- the purF gene encoding amidophosphoribosyltransferase, with translation MQGEMEDKCGIVGIHCNDDSKDVASFIYYCLYALQHRGQESAGIATFNKDVGLSHYCGMGLITDVFDNDRIQSLPGHMAIGHVRYSTTGQSKLENSQPFVTDFGDGFIAMAHNGDIVNSEELRNQLIDEGFYFKSDSDSEVICYMLKKEHYDNGKNVLEAIDAVCDKLVGSYALTILVDGELYGVRDPMGIKPLAIAEKEGEYILASETVAFDVINADYIRDVVPGEVVCFENDEINSHMLESAGKCKLSHCMFEYVYFARPDSTIDGINVYETRINIGRQLHELYPIDADVVIPVPDSSIPAAIGYSRASGIPYGEGLIKNRYVGRTFIMPTQEERELAVRLKLNPIKNAIKGKKIILIDDSIVRGTTSKQLLDLVKEAEPAEIHFLVGCPPVMAPCYYGVAMATKKELIAANYTVEEIKEQLDIDTLGYITLPALVEAIGMPEENLCLGCLNEDYPTEIPEGLEAESYYKP, from the coding sequence ATGCAAGGTGAAATGGAAGACAAGTGTGGTATTGTTGGAATTCATTGCAATGATGATTCCAAGGATGTTGCATCATTTATTTATTACTGTTTGTATGCTTTACAGCACAGAGGTCAGGAATCAGCAGGAATTGCTACTTTTAATAAAGATGTAGGTTTAAGCCATTACTGTGGAATGGGTTTGATAACTGATGTGTTCGATAATGATCGAATTCAAAGTTTGCCTGGACATATGGCTATCGGTCATGTAAGATACTCAACCACAGGACAGTCCAAACTGGAAAATTCACAGCCTTTTGTAACTGATTTTGGTGACGGATTTATTGCGATGGCTCATAACGGGGACATAGTCAACTCCGAAGAGTTAAGAAATCAACTCATTGATGAAGGATTTTATTTCAAATCCGATTCTGATTCTGAAGTAATATGTTATATGCTTAAAAAAGAGCACTATGACAATGGTAAAAATGTTTTGGAGGCAATTGATGCAGTATGTGATAAACTTGTAGGATCATATGCTTTAACAATCTTGGTTGACGGCGAACTGTATGGTGTAAGGGATCCTATGGGAATTAAACCTCTTGCAATTGCAGAAAAAGAGGGTGAATATATTTTAGCTTCAGAAACTGTGGCCTTTGACGTAATAAACGCTGATTATATTAGGGATGTTGTGCCTGGTGAAGTTGTTTGCTTTGAAAATGATGAAATTAACTCTCACATGTTAGAAAGTGCAGGAAAATGCAAGCTTTCACATTGTATGTTTGAATATGTTTACTTTGCAAGACCTGATAGTACAATTGACGGAATTAACGTTTATGAAACCAGGATAAACATTGGCCGTCAATTGCATGAGCTCTATCCGATTGATGCGGATGTTGTAATTCCGGTACCTGATTCATCAATTCCGGCCGCTATCGGTTATTCACGTGCTTCCGGTATACCTTACGGTGAAGGATTAATCAAAAACAGGTATGTTGGAAGGACATTCATTATGCCAACCCAGGAAGAAAGGGAATTGGCAGTCAGACTTAAACTGAATCCTATAAAAAATGCCATCAAAGGCAAAAAGATAATTCTAATTGACGACAGTATCGTTCGTGGAACCACTTCCAAACAATTGCTTGACCTTGTAAAAGAGGCTGAACCTGCTGAAATTCACTTTTTAGTTGGATGTCCTCCTGTAATGGCTCCTTGTTATTATGGTGTGGCTATGGCAACCAAGAAGGAACTGATTGCTGCCAACTATACTGTTGAGGAAATCAAGGAACAGTTGGATATTGATACCCTTGGATACATTACATTGCCTGCTTTGGTTGAGGCAATAGGCATGCCTGAAGAAAATCTATGTTTAGGCTGTTTGAATGAGGATTATCCAACCGAAATTCCTGAAGGACTTGAAGCCGAATCATACTATAAACCTTAG
- a CDS encoding NAD(P)/FAD-dependent oxidoreductase, whose product MIETDVIVVGSGPAGSSAAKHAALGGAKVILMDKKSEIGAPKRCAEGVSIQGLEKLGIEPSPRWVTQEIEGVRLQAPDGTDVWLTKDEVQLPEAGYILERKVFDKHMAMDAARAGAEIKIKTLVTGIEKIDNGYIVETECMGEKIDYKCKILIAADGPEGHVARWAGLRPAAKPKEMESGVQYEMCNVEFERPGVIEFYFGSCAPGGYVWIFPKGDDIANVGLAILPHKAEKTAKEYLDDFVAKSPYLKNAQAVELNVGGDPVGGMTKKLYDDNIMVVGDAAGQVNPLTGGGIISGMTGGMCAGQVAAQAIKEDCSKKFLKQYDKMAHEELDHEIKRYKKVQEYLLTLSDDELDSIAHAFEGESFEKISTTEIVQKLIKISPKALLKLGKFI is encoded by the coding sequence ATGATTGAAACTGATGTAATTGTAGTAGGTTCAGGACCTGCAGGTTCAAGCGCAGCAAAACACGCTGCATTAGGCGGAGCAAAAGTTATTTTAATGGATAAAAAATCCGAGATTGGTGCACCGAAAAGATGTGCTGAAGGAGTTTCAATCCAAGGTTTGGAAAAATTAGGAATTGAACCTTCCCCAAGATGGGTGACCCAGGAAATCGAAGGTGTTAGGTTACAAGCACCTGACGGAACCGATGTATGGTTAACAAAAGATGAAGTTCAATTACCTGAAGCAGGTTACATTCTTGAAAGAAAAGTCTTCGATAAGCACATGGCAATGGATGCAGCTAGAGCAGGTGCTGAAATCAAAATCAAAACATTGGTAACAGGCATTGAAAAAATCGATAACGGATACATCGTTGAAACTGAATGCATGGGAGAAAAAATCGATTACAAATGTAAAATTTTAATCGCAGCCGACGGTCCTGAAGGTCACGTTGCAAGATGGGCAGGACTCAGACCTGCAGCAAAACCAAAAGAAATGGAATCCGGGGTACAGTACGAAATGTGTAACGTTGAATTTGAAAGACCTGGTGTAATCGAATTCTATTTCGGATCATGCGCTCCTGGAGGATATGTATGGATCTTCCCTAAAGGTGACGACATTGCAAATGTAGGTTTAGCAATTTTACCTCACAAGGCTGAAAAAACAGCTAAAGAATATTTGGATGACTTTGTTGCAAAATCACCTTACCTCAAAAACGCTCAGGCTGTTGAATTGAACGTAGGTGGGGACCCTGTTGGTGGAATGACCAAAAAATTATACGATGACAACATCATGGTCGTTGGAGATGCAGCAGGACAGGTTAACCCGTTAACCGGTGGAGGAATCATCTCCGGTATGACCGGTGGAATGTGTGCAGGTCAGGTTGCAGCACAGGCAATCAAAGAGGACTGCTCCAAAAAATTCCTGAAACAATACGATAAAATGGCTCATGAAGAGCTTGACCATGAAATCAAAAGATACAAAAAAGTACAGGAATACTTGCTCACATTGTCTGATGATGAATTAGACAGCATTGCACACGCATTTGAAGGGGAAAGCTTTGAGAAAATTTCAACAACTGAAATTGTACAGAAGTTAATCAAAATCTCTCCAAAAGCATTACTTAAATTAGGTAAATTTATCTAA